The region TATTCTGAGAGCTTGTGTCTGCCAGTAGGTCCACAACATGCAGCAAACACAGTGGGGTCCCCCTCAGTACTTGACTACATCGCTTCTGAATAAGCGTTGAATAACGATTCAGTGCAGGTTGCTATACCATCTGTGCTGGAACAATAAGCATGTAAAACGGAATCACATTTGCGATTGTGCTGCTCAGCTAAAATGGATGGACTTCTGCAATTCTGGTCACCTCTTAATTACACAGCTTAGTattcctttaaatattaaatatcaaTAAAAGACCTTTAAATCAGGACTCCCCAATTCTGGTCCTGGAGGTCAGAATCCAACAGTTTGTAGATTTCCTTACTCAAACGCACCATGCTCAGACATTAAGATGTATTTCAGCAGGGCAATCTGCAAACTGCTGGATTCCGGCCCTCCAGAACCTGAAATTGTAAACCCTGCTTTAAATATTCCCGGTTCTAAGGATATAAATGACATTATCTTTATTCGTAATACCTTTGTCCTGACGAATAGCAGAAAaggtgttatttttaattgcaaACTCATTTTGGGTATTTGTAAGAATGCCTGGTTTTTCATGAGCGTTACAGCTCTACAGACACACATAATCGCCAAACACACAAATGATGATTTCACAGAAATGATGGTACCAAGTATTTTTGCTCTCCGCGGCTTGGCTCATTTTTCATCTTGCATTGTACTGTACAGCAATGCTTTCCTTGTGTTCAATCTGGTATGTTTTTATGTTGGATTATCTTTTTAACATCTAACTGCAACTAAATTTCCCTGAGTGGGATAGTAAATTTGACCTCACTTGGAAGACCGTCATTGACTGCGATTATGGCTGCAGGCAGCAACAAAGAGCATGCTATTCAAACTAACATTTAGgtgaataacatttaaactgatgtacTTCATTTATTAGAAATAAACTGATGAAGTGCAATGGGACACAATCCCAAAGGACACCGAAAACCAAGCACACGAAGTTTATAGTACACTAAGTAAAAATGACAGTGTTTGGTAACCGAATATGCCCCAGTTTACCACAAGTATCCTCTAATTTATGGTTATATATTTAGAGCATGTCCCATGATCGCCAGGCCTCTGGATGAATCCATTAGAGAATCCTGAAGACACAGCAAGAGATATTTTATCTGGTTAAAGTAACCAGACAGGAAACCCTCTGCATGTAGCCATCGCTGAGCCAGCAACTGTTCCCCTCAACGAGCCAAATGTTAAACTCAATGAAGCATtgtttcacagatttttttttttaatatacaaacacacacacacacagtacttgAGGGGATGCTTTCATTGCAAGGTTTTACCAAATACCAGCATGCAGCAGCGTTCATATTAATATAAATGGCAAATGTACTGGTTGCCATCTGGTCCTCATGAAGAACCAGTCCAATTCAGACTGGATGAATTTCTGTACAATGTGATTAACCACTTCAGCACGTCATGCATTAACACGGAAACCGTATGGTCACACGCGCTGCAGCGTGAAGCCGCCGCCCCGCTCTCcgcacgcgcgcgcacacacacacacacacacacacacacacacacacacacacacacacacacacacacacacacacacacacacacacacacaatacccTGATTTGCATGGCTTAATTAGCCGGTCTGTCATTTGTAAAGGCTTGAGGGTGGGGGGCAAATGAGGCGTCTCTCACACATCCATTCACACACTGTCAGGGAGACACACCAACCACACTCCCCATCCCGTTACAcatgtgacatggtgcacaggCAAAGGACAGAGCAcagccccaaacccccccccccccctgccagaTGCACTTTATATGCCTCTTTTCCCCCGCAGTCCTCCCCGATAATGCACACGGTGGCGTCTCGGGCAATAAAGGGCCCATTAAAGCCTCCCCTCAAGAGCCATGATCTCACCCTGTCCCTGGAGGtaaatgtggggggggcaaACTCCCCCAGCACCATCACCGTCCTGCTATCAGAGGCTCGAGGGCCGGCAGAGGAGGCTGTGACTAAAGACGGACGCAGGGGACAGCAGGGAAAAGGCAGGACGGCAGACGGCCCAGGAGACCGGTGTCACCGACTGCCCGGGTACAAAGCAGCAGTTAATGTTCACCCATACATTCAGGGCAGCATCACAACGTGATCATTAAATAAAGACAAGATGACGCTTTTCAGCAACTGGTTCTTTAAGCACATTTAATTAAGAAGAGAATAAAACAagtgggctgccccccccccccccctcctccatcttGAGGGATCGGCGATACGACACAGTGCTCGGTGTGCCCCCCCCACGCCACATGCCGATTTCTTTGTGACAAAGAAAATGTGCCCCAGCGCTGACAGGCGTGGCCGCCCTCACTCACTGTCCTCGCTGTCGGAGTACGCCCCCAGCAGGCTGAGCGAGGAACTGCACGTGGCCGGGCCCGGCGGGCTGGTGTCGGCTGGAAGAGCTGCTTCTGTCGGGCTGGGGTCTGAGTCgaggagacgggggggggggatacatgAAAATATTAGACTGACGGGAggttttaaatataaacaaaggCATTTCATTTGTACCAGAACATCAACTGCTATTCTAACTAGATTAAAATTCCCAGAGCGCCGTCTATTCTTTATGAACCCAGTGTGGATATCACACAAATTCATCACTGAGTAAAAGCACCATTAAATCCAAGGAAACTTATAAATCCTTGCAGCCTGTAGTTTGTTATGTAAATGTTCCCCCTGGTGGTAATCTGGCTGTATTACATCTGCTTTGTCTAAGGACAGTATCTAgaaatgggatttttttttaaatatttgttaAATCACGGAGAGTGCTGAGAATCGCTATGGAAAGTCTATTTACTCAGTATCTCTCATATAACCCTGGGTTCCAGTAGAAGGATGTGTTGAAATTGAACTTAAATATGCTGGAGAAAAAATTCTATCAAAAGTGAATTGAATGCAGTCTTCCATTAcatttatggaaaaaaaaaacgtgtaaaCAGAAATCAAGAGATACAACCATCCCATTAATGGGTACTGGACATAAAATCCCGAAATTGGCTACAATATTTATTGCGCTAGatcaattttaataataaaacccaTTCAAACACTGAAACAATCTCAACACTGAAAGTGCTTTGAATTATCATCATCAGGATATTACAATTCACAGTCAGCTGAATGTGACACAGTTATTTTTACCATTTTCATTGTCAACATCACTGCCGAGCTGAGAAACATCTCTCTCTAATATACAGCCTGTGTCACATCAGCATCGTAATTATACTGTCGGAAACTATACATGTGAGAATATCTGCATCTTGCAGTGTTATGCTAAAGAAGAAATACAGGTATTCTGATTTTGGATTATACTTATATGGGTAATTCTGTAAGCCTGGGGAGTGCTGAGAATCGCCCAAACCTGGCTGAGTGGAATTGACCGCTTGTGAACTGGGAGCTGTGGGTGTTTGGGTCGAAGATCCCGGTTTCTTCCTCACTACCAGCGCCCCCAGGGGGCCGCCACCGAGCCCCCCAACACTCCTCTCCCACGTCTCCACTCGGGAACGTTTCACTCCTCCCCTGGAAGAATTCAAGACCTGCAAAAACACGGGCGGGCGAAAATCTGCGATTGACAATACATTCCAATATTTTCAACCAAAACTACGTATTCATGGTTTCCCTCATTGTAAagcccatttaaaaaaaaatctatatttttaaaaatctataTTTGTTCATCACTAAGCAATCCAATATCCCATTTACAAATGGACAATGTTTTCGCTCGTAAAACGTTATTACTGAGAGAGGTGAATTACGCTTCATAAAGCTCGGCCGTACTACAGAATTGCATTTCATCTGTCGGCCATATTGGGAATGAATTTCTTTCTGCAGGCAGCTCCTGACAACTCTCTCTGCCTCGGGAGACATGACAGCATCCAGCCCGTCACCGGGGGCGAGTTTGGAAATGAAGTGCCGCATATTGGTTTAATTTCCTGGCTAATTCAACCCCCGAATCTTATCACATGCCTGAACACCTAGCCCATTCTACAAATGTGCTCATGCTGTTATCATGTTAATATGCCTCTGAACTTGTATTCTTATGCAGCTTATTGCATCTGACAAAATATTTACTGCAGCCATTCGGTTCAAGTTATTTACTGGGGGCACGATAGCAGTGCTCCGTCTGAAGCTGAAGCCAAAGTTTGATTTACAAGGACGAGCTCCTGACGGACTTGCTAAACACCAACCCTTATCCTTGCTGTACACAGTGACATGTGGTGTCTCCCGACTGCATGCGCGCTGCATAAATCCCCCATTCCTGTACCTTGGAGTCCAGGTGCCCCAGTGCGCTGGTGGTGAGGATGTCCGTAGGTCTGTCGCCGCCCTGCTGGCGGACCGTCCTCTTTGTCTGCTCCCGCTCCTGATCAGAGTCCGAGTCTGAGTCCCGCAGCCTCTTCACCAGGGCCTTTTCCAGCATCTCCCTGTCACAGGGGAAGGCATGGCAGCTGTCAGCAGGGGCTGTGACAGGACGTGCGCAGTGAGGTGCTGCATTAAGACACTGACTAAGGCATTAACTCAGCCATGGcatacagctgtggaaaaaattagAAAACCACGgtaaaattttcagtttcactcacttctcaatttatgggaatgtgcctgtgtaaaatattttatataatttatttttattttttttgcaaattccagcctggctcttccctgcttctcattaatgaagggcctcTTCCttactttatgggacttcagtcctgcttctagcagCCTGTTATGAATTATCCTAGCAGAGCACTTCACACCATTTAACGTTTCCCTTTCTTTTTGAAgctcacttgaggtcatcctcagaTTTATGAGGCGCCGCCGGATAAGTTGAcgttcatctctggcattagaaagtcgcttctgccctctacctggctgatttttggtcattgccagtatctcctgcttcaccttgttcttgtgtactgctgtcttagaaactttgagtctggaagcagcctgccttgcaatgtaaccttctgccagcagaaccaggattaaaaaatacaggtttaaaaaaatatatagtggtCTCCTAaaattttccagagctgtatttaaaaggggAGAAAATAgctaatttacattttaaataaggaTGAAAAATTCACAAGCGTTTGCCAATATTATAAAATTCATACAGCGAGTGTCTGAACCTCATTTTCCTAAAATTGTTCGCAGATGTTTTTGTCTAAATTACTAAATACATTTTCAGACCttcaatgcagatgaaattaccTACATTGTCACCAATAAAAAAGATATTTACTTTGACCAAGAGAATAAacataaattatatttttaagaCACTTAGTATTAGATGAATAGGGGGTTTCTCCTCTCACCGGGTTTCCCTCTCGTCCTCCTCCTTCTGCCTCTCCTTCTCCCACTTCTCCTCTTCTTTGTAGCGACCCAGCATTCCCTCGAAGTCGACCTGCGCCTGCCTCTGGTTCAGCTCCTTCAGCTCCTGCAGATTCTCCAAAACCTCCATCTCCATCTTCGAATCACGAGTCCTGTTTTCAAGAACCTGgggagaaaaaacaaaaacaacgaCATTTCAGTGAATCCAGTGTTAACAATCTAGGGTTATTGCTGCCCGGCgacgaataaaaaaaaacaaggtatGAGACAAACCGGCGTCTCACACATACATACGATCACACATTACGGGCAACAGAGACAGCAATTCACCTAAACTCCAGTCTGAAGCACCTAGGAGAAACCCAGAAAAACACTAGGAGACTGTGAAACCACAGTTCACACACTGAGCCACAGTCCCCAAGCAAACTGGAGCCACACAACAACCTAAGAGTCGCAAAGGGAAACATTCATAATATGCGATTCCACAAAAACCCTTGATAGCCCCTGTAAAGGTGACATTTTATACTTGGGGGTGCTGCGTGAAAGCGACAGCACCATAAAGCTTAGTCCAATGACAATTAAATGCCGTGCCGACGTACCTTCATAGGGTTATTAAGCTCCTCTTCCTCTCGTTCCCTCTGCAGTtttttctcctcttcctcaatCAGTTTTTCTGCTTGGAAGTTGCGCGTAGCACCATGCTCCATGGCATAATCTGTATTTTCAGGGTCGGTCTGAAGTGGAACACACACATAAACCTGTTTGTGAGGACATACGGTACATCTGCAGATCTATCGCCTGTATGTTGTCCATGAGCGTCCCAAACGCAGAGAATATTTTACTAATGAATCACATGCTAGACTTTAGTATAATATGTGGCAGAAAGAAATTGCAACAGCAGATTaacacagtgtttctcaatccggtcctcggggacccacagactgtccacatttttgctcctacgGGGAACAGGGACCAGAACCAGGCTGGCAAATACTGGATTAAAACGTTAGTTCTGAGAGCAGCAGCAGTCTTACCTTGAAGGTGATTTCAGCCAAGCAGCGTGTGCACTTAATGTAAAAGCGGAATATCGGTAGCCCCAGATAAAGCTCATTCTGAACGGTCTCTTTACGGGCATTGAACTTCTTTCCTTTGTAGATATATTCACCACATGTCTTACACCTGAGAGACAAAGTTCAGCATCTTTCATAATGCAAAACAACAAAACCACTTGCTCCCTCCTATTACTACTGATTTGCTCTTTACAGGATGAACTTTGTAAAAAGAATATTGGTAAAGGGGGGAAATGTACAAGTGGGGCTGTCACTTTCTTCATGTGGGAGACAAAAAAAAGCACTGACACGTAAATAAACGATTGTCTAGTATTAATatgtgttatttattttaacATCTCACCTCATGTTAAAGGGCGCCATCAACCTCACGACATATTGCCGATCTTTCGGAAGTTTAAGTTTGGGGATTTTTGAGGGATCGAAAT is a window of Brienomyrus brachyistius isolate T26 chromosome 15, BBRACH_0.4, whole genome shotgun sequence DNA encoding:
- the yju2 gene encoding splicing factor YJU2, which codes for MSERKVLNKYYPPDFDPSKIPKLKLPKDRQYVVRLMAPFNMRCKTCGEYIYKGKKFNARKETVQNELYLGLPIFRFYIKCTRCLAEITFKTDPENTDYAMEHGATRNFQAEKLIEEEEKKLQREREEEELNNPMKVLENRTRDSKMEMEVLENLQELKELNQRQAQVDFEGMLGRYKEEEKWEKERQKEEDERETREMLEKALVKRLRDSDSDSDQEREQTKRTVRQQGGDRPTDILTTSALGHLDSKVLNSSRGGVKRSRVETWERSVGGLGGGPLGALVVRKKPGSSTQTPTAPSSQAVNSTQPDPSPTEAALPADTSPPGPATCSSSLSLLGAYSDSEDSE